The following are encoded together in the Phaseolus vulgaris cultivar G19833 chromosome 9, P. vulgaris v2.0, whole genome shotgun sequence genome:
- the LOC137821737 gene encoding SKP1-like protein 14, with protein sequence MAEKTELSKTEMAEKNESSTTATVKSAEELETHKMSKGEASEPPIEELKKLTIMKEEEEEPTVKLKTSEGIIYYVEASVVKEMETVQSVIDATGASPGVTIPLQNLTSCELGRILEFRAKRSRVGSNPIALRKFDEKFMAKLTPDQMKELYLTANYLNMSHLMDVISRAIANFIKHKSAEFARDFFGVVSDYTPEEEAAYRQANAWAFKNLDKESV encoded by the exons ATGGCAGAAAAAACTGAATTATCCAAGACGGAAATGGCTGAAAAAAATGAATCATCCACGACGGCAACGGTGAAGAGCGCAGAGGAATTGGAAACGCACAAAATGAGCAAAGGAGAAGCGAGTGAGCCTCccattgaagaactcaagaagctTACAATcatgaaggaagaagaagaagaaccgaCGGTTAAGCTAAAAACTTCTGAAGGCATCATCTACTATGTGGAAGCCTCCGTCGTGAAGGAGATGGAAACGGTGCAGTCTGTGATCGATGCCACTGGAGCCAGCCCCGGCGTCACCATTCCTCTGCAAAACCTAACCAGCTGTGAACTGGGCAGGATCCTCGAATTCCGGGCGAAGCGGAGCCGTGTTGGCAGCAACCCGATTGCATTGAGAAAGTTCGACGAAAAGTTCATGGCGAAGCTGACCCCTGACCAGATGAAGGAACTGTACCTCACTGCTAACTATCTCAACATGAGTCATTTAATGGATGTGATATCCAGGGCAATTGCAAACTTCATCAAGCACAAGAGCGCTGAGTTTGCGCGGGATTTCTTCGGCGTCGTTAGCGATTATACGCCGGAGGAGGAGGCGGCGTATCGTCAGGCCAACGCATGGGCATTCAAAAACTTAGACAAAGAGTCAG TGTAG